The segment TCTATGGATCATTTTGCGGTCGGTAACATGGATTTTGCCTATTTCTTGTCACGTTCGCGCGATTAATCAAAAAGCGTTTTATTTCATAAAAAGAATTACATTACATGAATCACTTGAAATTCGTGTACGGGCCTTTTCGTTATGTATTCGTGTCTTATGTAATTGTAACAGTCAACGAAGCAACAATATAAAATAACAGGCTCTTCGTCGACACTCTGAAAGTAGTAATACACtttatatattattttgttCATCCTtgtataattttgcattctaaaAATTACGAATAAAATGAGAGATATATTGATTGATGATAATTTTATGTAAATTTGAACGAACATGAGCAACAAATCTGTGAAAGAAATTTTTTGTGGTAAACGAATGAAATGGTATATGTACATTATAAACTTTACGAAAGTTGTTAATACGTTAcaaattatatatacatatgctataattattaattgtaAATATTGAAGTATTTAGTAATATGAAAAGTAAGAGGTGCAATTAAGATTTCTATCATAATCATTAAAATTACGATAGGAAATTTATTAATGActaacatttaaaatattgaatgtACTTGTGGTCTCTAACTTACAATATTAATTGTCTGTGATATCGATGTTAAGGAAGGTAATTTTTCCAAAGTGGGAATCGAATCCAGTTCTCTGGTTTCCTTTTTCCCTTTACTTTCACGCTTGCTGACCTTTTCTCGCGATTCAAAGATCTCACTTGTGTCAGTGTCTGCACTAGAATCGGAAACTTGCAAATCATTAAATATATTGTTAGTGCTTTCTTCGTTTTTGCTCTGTAACAAAAATCAAAACTCATAAAAGATCGTTTTTGTTATTGATTTCTGAAGATTAGTTTAATGTCttttatacgaataaaacagatcgTTCATTGAAGTTTTTTTAGTCAGTCTTCGATGCTCGCGAGATAAAAGAGAGAGGTCAGCGAAGTCTTAGGAATTGTTACGCTGTTCAGCCAATTAATTTCATTAGGAATTATCTCCATCGATTATGTTTTTCGACATACCCAACGACAGTAGTCGAGTAGGATCCAACCTTGTATGAGGTATATAATCATGCAAAAAATTGACGTCAAACTCATAACGAAATTGTGGATGAAAACGGGATGTTTGAAGTGATCTTCATCACTGACTTCGTTGAGATCGATGTACATATCGACGTGCTTCATTTCCATAATTCCTGACAGTAGCATTAAAAAAGCCGCTGTGAAACATCCGATGAGGACCTGTACTGATTCATGGGGGGCGTTTCAATTAGTTGGATTAGGGAATTTTGGaattatgaaaataatttcGTAATAAGTCTGTATAGAATATAAAATACTGTAACTTAAACATTGGGTTGCCcggaaagtaatttcgtttttcttcttcgtgaaaaggaacaattttcttataatatacagggtgttctagatgccaaaataaaacgaaaatcaagaatactaatttgtagattagggcttcgttaaaaagttattaaacaatttcaaattattctgaaaaaattatttttggttacgggggccaattacaatcatttt is part of the Colletes latitarsis isolate SP2378_abdomen chromosome 10, iyColLati1, whole genome shotgun sequence genome and harbors:
- the LOC143346049 gene encoding uncharacterized protein LOC143346049; this encodes MASQVSSEQSVNENDDIELRKLREKAKIASIYHSGKEKFQRNPNLSHVVHASLHCFQFMIALSIEIFHHVHHYVNKNLHEKDESVPQLPEERNPIFFVYPICMIASIVFAIMWLFTKIFMKRPQIVLIGCFTAAFLMLLSGIMEMKHVDMYIDLNEVSDEDHFKHPVFIHNFVMSLTSIFCMIIYLIQGWILLDYCRWSKNEESTNNIFNDLQVSDSSADTDTSEIFESREKVSKRESKGKKETRELDSIPTLEKLPSLTSISQTINISVDEEPVILYCCFVDCYNYIRHEYITKRPVHEFQVIHVM